The following coding sequences lie in one Zingiber officinale cultivar Zhangliang chromosome 2B, Zo_v1.1, whole genome shotgun sequence genomic window:
- the LOC122047354 gene encoding PHD finger protein ALFIN-LIKE 8-like isoform X2 → MDGGGATLVSHSPEDVFRDFRGRRAGMIKALTTEVEKFYHLCDPEKENLSLYGFPNETWEVNLPAEEVPPELPEPALGINFARDGMTENDWLALVAIHSDSWLLAVAFYFSARFGFDKESRRRLFNMINNLPTIYEVVTGLAKKQVKEKTPNRSNKNKSSSKRSSEAEVRKSLPSMPPYKDDEDDIREGHEDFEEHDNTLCGACGENYGNDEFWICCDICEQWFHGKCVKITPARAEHIKQYKCPSCSNSKRIRA, encoded by the exons ATGGATGGGGGCGGAGCGACGCTCGTCTCTCACTCGCCCGAAGATGTTTTTCGAGACTTCAGAGGCCGCCGCGCCGGCATGATCAAGGCTCTCACTACTG AGGTCGAGAAATTCTACCATCTGTGTGATCCTG AAAAAGAGAACTTGTCTCTTTATGGATTTCCTAATGAGACATGGGAAGTAAACTTGCCAGCTGAAGAAGTGCCACCAGAACTCCCTGAACCAGCCCTTGGAATCAACTTTGCTCGGGATGGAATGACTGAAAACGATTGGCTGGCTCTAGTAGCAATCCATAGTGATTCGTGGTTACTTGCTGTTGCCttctattttagtgcacgttTTGGCTTTGACAAAGAGTCAAG AAGACGACTTTTCAACATGATCAACAATCTCCCTACTATATATGAAGTTGTAACAGGGTTGGCCAAGAAGCAGGTAAAGGAGAAAACCCCTAATAGAAGCAATAAGAACAAGTCAAGCTCTAAG AGGTCCAGTGAAGCAGAGGTTCGCAAGTCACTACCATCTATGCCTCCTTACAAAGATGATGAAGACGATATCAGGGAGGGTCATGAAGACTTCGAGGAGCATGATAACACTTTATGTGGTGCATGTGGTGAAAATTATGGTAACGACGAGTTCTGGATATGCTGCGACATTTGTGAACAGTGGTTTCACGGGAAGTGTGTCAAGATCACACCTGCTCGTGCGGAGCACATCAAGCAGTACAAATGCCCAAGCTGCAGCAACAGTAAGAGGATTAGAGCATGA
- the LOC122047354 gene encoding PHD finger protein ALFIN-LIKE 8-like isoform X1 → MDGGGATLVSHSPEDVFRDFRGRRAGMIKALTTEVEKFYHLCDPEKENLSLYGFPNETWEVNLPAEEVPPELPEPALGINFARDGMTENDWLALVAIHSDSWLLAVAFYFSARFGFDKESRRRLFNMINNLPTIYEVVTGLAKKQVKEKTPNRSNKNKSSSKCYISQRSSEAEVRKSLPSMPPYKDDEDDIREGHEDFEEHDNTLCGACGENYGNDEFWICCDICEQWFHGKCVKITPARAEHIKQYKCPSCSNSKRIRA, encoded by the exons ATGGATGGGGGCGGAGCGACGCTCGTCTCTCACTCGCCCGAAGATGTTTTTCGAGACTTCAGAGGCCGCCGCGCCGGCATGATCAAGGCTCTCACTACTG AGGTCGAGAAATTCTACCATCTGTGTGATCCTG AAAAAGAGAACTTGTCTCTTTATGGATTTCCTAATGAGACATGGGAAGTAAACTTGCCAGCTGAAGAAGTGCCACCAGAACTCCCTGAACCAGCCCTTGGAATCAACTTTGCTCGGGATGGAATGACTGAAAACGATTGGCTGGCTCTAGTAGCAATCCATAGTGATTCGTGGTTACTTGCTGTTGCCttctattttagtgcacgttTTGGCTTTGACAAAGAGTCAAG AAGACGACTTTTCAACATGATCAACAATCTCCCTACTATATATGAAGTTGTAACAGGGTTGGCCAAGAAGCAGGTAAAGGAGAAAACCCCTAATAGAAGCAATAAGAACAAGTCAAGCTCTAAG TGTTATATTTCTCAGAGGTCCAGTGAAGCAGAGGTTCGCAAGTCACTACCATCTATGCCTCCTTACAAAGATGATGAAGACGATATCAGGGAGGGTCATGAAGACTTCGAGGAGCATGATAACACTTTATGTGGTGCATGTGGTGAAAATTATGGTAACGACGAGTTCTGGATATGCTGCGACATTTGTGAACAGTGGTTTCACGGGAAGTGTGTCAAGATCACACCTGCTCGTGCGGAGCACATCAAGCAGTACAAATGCCCAAGCTGCAGCAACAGTAAGAGGATTAGAGCATGA